A single genomic interval of Rhizobium leguminosarum bv. trifolii WSM1325 harbors:
- a CDS encoding amidohydrolase (KEGG: rec:RHECIAT_CH0004104 probable amidohydrolase protein~TIGRFAM: amidohydrolase~PFAM: peptidase M20; peptidase dimerisation domain protein): MPILNRAAELQDEVAEWRRHIHARPELLFAVENTAAFVAEKLKEFGVDEIVTGIGRTGVVGLIKGKGEGSRTVGLRADMDALPLTEITGKPWASKTPGKMHACGHDGHTAMLLGAAKYLAETRNFNGNVAVIFQPAEEGGGGGNLMVKDGMMERFAIEEVYGMHNLPGLPVGQFATRKGAIMAATDEFTVTVKGRGGHAAQPHKTIDPIAIGAQIIANLQMIASRTADPLRSVVVSVTKFNAGFAHNVIPNDATFAGTVRTLDPEVRTLAETRFRQIIEGLVAAHGAEADISFHRNYPVTVNHPDETEHAVATASAIAGEGNVNAEIDPMMGGEDFSYMLNARPGAFIFIGNGDSAGLHNPAYDFNDEAIAHGISYWVRLAEQRLGL; encoded by the coding sequence ATGCCGATTTTGAACAGAGCCGCGGAGTTGCAGGACGAGGTCGCCGAATGGCGCCGCCACATCCACGCCCGGCCCGAACTCCTCTTCGCGGTGGAAAACACGGCCGCCTTCGTCGCCGAAAAACTCAAGGAATTCGGCGTCGACGAGATCGTCACCGGCATCGGCCGCACCGGTGTCGTCGGCCTGATCAAGGGCAAGGGCGAAGGCTCCCGCACGGTCGGCCTGCGCGCCGACATGGACGCCCTGCCGCTGACTGAGATCACCGGCAAGCCCTGGGCCTCGAAGACGCCGGGCAAGATGCATGCCTGCGGCCATGACGGCCACACCGCCATGCTGCTCGGCGCCGCGAAATACCTGGCCGAGACCCGCAACTTCAACGGCAATGTTGCCGTTATCTTCCAACCCGCCGAAGAAGGCGGCGGCGGCGGCAATCTGATGGTCAAGGACGGCATGATGGAGCGCTTCGCTATCGAAGAGGTCTACGGCATGCACAATCTGCCGGGCCTGCCTGTCGGCCAGTTCGCCACCCGCAAGGGCGCGATCATGGCGGCGACCGACGAATTCACCGTCACCGTCAAGGGCCGCGGTGGCCACGCCGCCCAGCCGCATAAGACGATCGACCCGATCGCCATCGGCGCCCAGATCATCGCCAATTTGCAGATGATCGCCTCGCGCACCGCCGATCCGCTGCGCTCGGTCGTCGTCTCGGTGACCAAGTTCAATGCCGGCTTCGCCCATAACGTCATTCCGAACGATGCGACCTTCGCCGGTACGGTCCGCACCCTCGACCCGGAGGTGCGCACACTTGCCGAGACGCGGTTCCGGCAGATCATCGAGGGACTGGTCGCGGCCCACGGCGCCGAGGCCGACATCAGCTTCCACCGCAACTATCCCGTCACCGTCAACCATCCCGATGAGACCGAGCATGCGGTCGCCACCGCCAGCGCCATCGCCGGCGAAGGCAACGTCAACGCCGAGATCGATCCGATGATGGGCGGCGAGGATTTCTCCTATATGCTGAACGCCCGTCCCGGCGCCTTCATCTTCATCGGCAACGGCGACAGCGCCGGCCTCCACAACCCGGCCTACGACTTCAACGACGAAGCCATCGCCCACGGCATCTCCTATTGGGTCCGCCTCGCCGAACAACGCCTTGGCCTTTAG
- a CDS encoding Serine-type D-Ala-D-Ala carboxypeptidase (PFAM: peptidase S11 D-alanyl-D-alanine carboxypeptidase 1~KEGG: rec:RHECIAT_CH0004103 D-alanyl-D-alanine carboxypeptidase protein), which produces MSTRHFRLFAALRPLSFVSAATAVFLGSFSLAQANPHILVDVQTGRVLEHEEAFRKWYPASLTKLMTVYTVFDAIRAGQISLDTPIVMSKRAAAQPAAKMYFKPGQKLTLDSALKILMVKSANDIAVAVAEAIGGTQEGFVTRMNGEALKLGMTDSHFVNPNGLPGKGQYTTARDLAVLTVALRRDFPQYAGYFSLEGFTNGQQNVPSLNMLIGRFAGADGMKTGFICASGFNQIGSATRNGRTLVSVVLGTDSLAARADATANLLQKGFTTQPASNDTLGSLRPYGVGQDQVTDISADICSAKGAKVRSETRDEVGRMKVQSPYIQPMDHDPQFVFAGLIPGQDPQPAAQPEKMARGDTAGAIANVPVPMPRPTSF; this is translated from the coding sequence GTGTCGACGCGCCACTTCCGTTTGTTTGCTGCCTTGCGGCCGCTTTCTTTCGTATCAGCGGCGACTGCCGTTTTTCTGGGCTCTTTTTCGCTTGCCCAGGCCAATCCGCATATTCTGGTCGATGTGCAGACCGGCCGCGTGCTCGAGCATGAAGAAGCCTTCCGCAAATGGTATCCGGCCTCGCTGACCAAGCTGATGACCGTCTATACCGTGTTCGATGCGATCCGCGCCGGGCAGATCAGCCTCGATACACCCATCGTCATGAGCAAGCGCGCCGCCGCGCAGCCTGCCGCCAAGATGTATTTCAAGCCGGGCCAGAAGCTGACGCTCGATAGCGCGCTGAAGATCCTGATGGTGAAATCGGCCAACGACATCGCGGTCGCGGTTGCCGAAGCCATCGGCGGCACGCAGGAGGGCTTCGTGACGCGGATGAACGGCGAGGCGCTGAAGCTCGGCATGACGGATTCGCATTTCGTCAATCCGAACGGCCTGCCCGGCAAGGGCCAGTATACGACGGCGCGCGACCTTGCGGTGCTGACGGTGGCGCTGCGCCGCGATTTTCCGCAATATGCCGGCTATTTTTCGCTGGAAGGTTTCACCAACGGCCAGCAGAACGTGCCGAGCCTCAATATGCTGATCGGCCGTTTCGCGGGCGCCGACGGCATGAAGACCGGTTTCATCTGCGCCTCGGGCTTCAACCAGATCGGCTCGGCGACGCGCAACGGCCGCACGCTGGTCTCCGTTGTGCTCGGCACCGACAGCCTTGCGGCGCGTGCCGATGCGACGGCGAATCTTTTGCAGAAGGGCTTCACCACCCAGCCTGCCAGCAACGACACGCTGGGTTCGCTGAGACCTTACGGGGTGGGACAGGACCAGGTAACCGACATCAGCGCCGATATCTGCAGCGCCAAGGGCGCCAAGGTGCGCAGCGAAACGCGCGACGAGGTCGGCCGCATGAAGGTGCAGTCACCCTATATCCAGCCGATGGACCACGATCCGCAATTCGTCTTTGCCGGGCTCATTCCGGGCCAGGATCCGCAGCCGGCCGCGCAGCCGGAAAAAATGGCGCGCGGTGATACGGCAGGAGCGATCGCCAACGTGCCGGTGCCGATGCCGCGCCCGACATCCTTCTAA
- a CDS encoding acyltransferase 3 (PFAM: acyltransferase 3~KEGG: ret:RHE_CH00333 putative acetyltransferase protein) → MDGGGVEKPFYPNFNMIRLVAASMVIFSHAFLISEKTEANEPFVRLLGEGKLLGIFGVYVFFITSGFLVTQSAQFGSVGGFLWRRALRIYPALVVCTLLSVYVLGPFFSPLGISGYLLKSLHVKTTVHSLLDPSFGMTLPHVQFYDPAISSLAISINGSLWTIGQEILCYLIVAGLMAIACLRAPFMALALAVGVTWELFFDHPWPDRRLLTDFTFIAPYFFCGSFLWFVMDRRQPNIVLALIFVALGVLCLVFWPAYLHGPMLFAYPLAYIATSPTIRLPTLDRLGDVSYGTYLYGWPVEQVMNHALGQYSTWWMVFALSLPTSLLLGWLSWHLLEKRALRLKRISSFQRQPFSPLS, encoded by the coding sequence ATGGACGGGGGCGGAGTCGAGAAGCCGTTTTACCCAAACTTCAACATGATCAGGCTCGTCGCAGCCTCGATGGTCATCTTCTCGCATGCGTTCCTCATCTCGGAAAAGACCGAGGCGAACGAGCCCTTTGTGCGTTTGCTCGGCGAGGGCAAGCTTCTCGGCATATTCGGCGTCTATGTGTTTTTCATCACGAGCGGGTTCCTCGTCACGCAGAGCGCGCAGTTCGGCAGCGTGGGTGGTTTTCTCTGGCGGCGGGCGCTGAGGATATATCCGGCGCTCGTCGTCTGCACGCTGCTCAGCGTCTATGTCTTAGGCCCCTTCTTCAGCCCGTTGGGAATCAGCGGTTACTTGCTCAAGTCGCTTCATGTGAAGACGACAGTGCATTCGTTGCTCGATCCGAGCTTTGGCATGACCCTGCCGCATGTGCAGTTTTATGATCCAGCAATCTCGTCGCTTGCCATCTCCATCAACGGCTCTCTCTGGACGATCGGGCAGGAAATCTTGTGCTACCTGATCGTCGCGGGATTAATGGCAATCGCGTGTCTGCGAGCGCCGTTCATGGCACTTGCGCTCGCCGTGGGCGTGACCTGGGAGCTCTTCTTCGATCATCCGTGGCCAGACAGACGGCTCCTGACTGATTTCACTTTCATCGCTCCCTACTTCTTCTGCGGTTCGTTTCTCTGGTTCGTGATGGACAGGCGGCAGCCAAATATTGTCCTGGCGTTGATCTTCGTGGCGCTCGGCGTGCTCTGCCTCGTCTTCTGGCCCGCCTATCTCCACGGACCTATGTTGTTTGCCTATCCGCTTGCCTACATCGCGACTTCACCGACCATACGCCTGCCGACCCTCGATCGGTTGGGCGACGTCTCCTACGGGACCTATCTCTATGGCTGGCCAGTGGAGCAGGTGATGAACCATGCCCTCGGCCAGTACAGCACGTGGTGGATGGTCTTCGCCCTTTCTTTGCCGACAAGCTTGTTGCTCGGCTGGCTTTCATGGCATCTGCTGGAAAAGCGTGCGCTGCGATTGAAGCGAATTTCATCCTTCCAGCGGCAGCCTTTCAGTCCGTTAAGCTGA
- a CDS encoding acetyl-CoA carboxylase, carboxyl transferase, alpha subunit (KEGG: rec:RHECIAT_CH0004099 acetyl-CoA carboxylase carboxyl transferase protein, alpha subunit~TIGRFAM: acetyl-CoA carboxylase, carboxyl transferase, alpha subunit~PFAM: acetyl-CoA carboxylase alpha subunit) has protein sequence MHNYLDFEKPISDLEGKIIELKKLATEDESIDTTDEIGRLEVRVREAIVEIYSKLNPWQKTQVARHPQRPHFIDYAKTLFQEFTPLAGDRKFSEDAAIQAGLARFRGQPVAVIGQEKGNDTKSRIKHNFGSPRPEGYRKAIRILEMADRFGLPVISLVDTAGAYPGVGAEERGQAEAIARSTEMCLGVKVPLVSVVIGEGGSGGAIAIATGNKVYMLEHSIYSVISPEGAASILWRDSTRAREAATNMKITAEDLKSLGVIDGIISEPLGGAHRDPDSVIAATGDVIASALAEMAPRSGEQLRNDRRQKFLAIGRNL, from the coding sequence ATGCACAATTATCTCGACTTCGAAAAGCCGATCTCCGACCTCGAAGGCAAGATCATCGAGCTGAAGAAGCTCGCAACGGAAGACGAGAGCATCGACACCACCGATGAGATCGGCCGGCTGGAGGTTCGCGTCCGCGAGGCGATCGTCGAAATCTATTCCAAGCTCAATCCCTGGCAGAAGACTCAGGTCGCCCGCCATCCACAGCGACCGCATTTCATCGATTACGCCAAGACCCTGTTCCAGGAATTCACACCGCTCGCCGGCGACCGCAAATTTTCCGAGGATGCCGCGATCCAGGCGGGCCTTGCCCGCTTCCGCGGCCAACCCGTCGCCGTCATCGGCCAGGAAAAGGGCAACGACACCAAGAGCCGCATCAAGCACAATTTCGGCAGCCCCCGCCCGGAAGGCTACCGAAAGGCGATCCGCATCCTTGAAATGGCCGATCGTTTCGGCCTGCCGGTGATTTCGCTGGTGGATACGGCAGGCGCCTATCCCGGCGTCGGCGCCGAAGAGCGCGGCCAGGCCGAGGCGATCGCCCGCTCGACGGAAATGTGTCTCGGCGTCAAGGTTCCCCTCGTTTCCGTCGTCATCGGCGAAGGCGGCTCGGGCGGCGCGATCGCCATCGCCACCGGCAACAAGGTCTATATGCTCGAGCATTCGATCTACAGTGTCATCTCGCCCGAAGGGGCAGCTTCCATCCTCTGGCGCGATTCCACCCGCGCCCGGGAAGCGGCGACCAACATGAAGATCACCGCCGAGGACCTGAAATCGCTCGGTGTTATCGACGGCATCATTTCCGAGCCGCTCGGCGGCGCGCATCGCGATCCCGACAGCGTGATAGCCGCAACCGGCGACGTAATCGCCAGCGCGCTGGCTGAGATGGCACCCCGCTCCGGCGAACAGCTGCGCAACGACCGCCGCCAGAAATTTCTCGCCATAGGCCGCAATCTCTAG
- a CDS encoding cobalamin synthesis protein P47K (PFAM: cobalamin synthesis protein P47K; cobalamin synthesis CobW domain protein~KEGG: rec:RHECIAT_CH0004102 probable cobalamin synthesis protein) produces MSALNDRIPVTILTGFLGAGKSTLLNRILKDPVMKDAAVIINEFGDVGIDHLLVESSGDSIIELSDGCLCCTVRGELVDTLANLMDAVQTGRVKPVKRVVIETTGLADPSPVMQAIMGNPVIATNFELDGVVTVVDAVNGLQTLDNHEEARKQAAVADRLIVSKKSMAEVTGGLEKRLRALNPRAVMMDADSAEAGSAAVLVNGLYDPATKIADVGRWLQDEDAHEAHHNHDHDRDGHHDHHHDGDHHGPHHHDHAADQDPHDVNRHDASIRSFSIIEEKPIDPMALEMFIDLLRSAHGEKLLRMKAIVSVSDRPDRPLVLHGVQSIFHPPVRLPAWPGEDRRTRMVLITRDLPEAFVKDLFDAFLGKPRIDMPDRVALSDNPLAIPGLRI; encoded by the coding sequence ATGAGCGCGCTCAACGACAGGATTCCGGTCACCATCCTGACCGGCTTTCTCGGCGCCGGCAAATCGACGCTCCTCAACCGCATCCTCAAAGATCCTGTCATGAAGGATGCGGCCGTCATCATCAACGAATTCGGCGATGTCGGCATCGATCATCTTCTGGTCGAAAGTTCCGGCGATTCGATCATCGAACTGTCCGATGGATGCCTCTGCTGCACCGTGCGCGGCGAGCTTGTCGATACGCTGGCCAACCTGATGGACGCGGTGCAGACGGGCCGCGTCAAGCCGGTCAAGCGCGTCGTCATCGAGACGACGGGCCTTGCCGATCCTTCGCCGGTCATGCAGGCGATCATGGGCAACCCCGTCATCGCCACGAATTTCGAGCTGGATGGCGTCGTCACTGTCGTCGACGCAGTGAATGGGCTGCAGACGCTCGACAATCATGAGGAAGCGCGCAAGCAGGCGGCGGTCGCCGACCGGCTGATCGTTTCGAAAAAATCGATGGCCGAGGTGACGGGTGGGCTGGAAAAGCGCCTGCGGGCGCTCAATCCGCGTGCCGTGATGATGGATGCCGACAGCGCCGAGGCCGGCAGTGCCGCAGTGCTGGTCAACGGGCTCTACGATCCGGCGACGAAGATTGCCGATGTCGGCCGCTGGCTGCAGGACGAGGATGCACACGAGGCGCATCACAATCACGACCATGATCGTGATGGACATCACGATCATCATCATGATGGCGATCACCATGGTCCCCACCATCATGATCATGCTGCGGATCAGGACCCGCACGACGTCAATCGTCACGATGCCTCGATCCGCTCTTTCTCGATCATCGAGGAGAAGCCGATCGATCCGATGGCGCTCGAGATGTTTATCGATCTTCTGCGTTCGGCTCATGGCGAGAAGCTGCTGCGGATGAAGGCGATCGTGTCCGTTTCCGACCGTCCGGATCGGCCGCTGGTGCTGCATGGGGTGCAGAGCATCTTCCATCCGCCGGTGCGGCTCCCCGCCTGGCCGGGGGAAGACCGGCGCACGCGCATGGTGCTGATCACCCGGGATCTGCCGGAAGCCTTCGTGAAGGATCTCTTCGACGCCTTCCTCGGCAAGCCGCGCATCGATATGCCCGATCGTGTAGCGCTGTCGGACAATCCGCTCGCTATCCCCGGCCTTAGAATTTAG
- a CDS encoding Shikimate kinase (PFAM: shikimate kinase~KEGG: rec:RHECIAT_CH0004097 shikimate kinase protein), translating into MSEQLLTVADSLKDRARAALGSRNLILVGLMGAGKSSVGRIVASQLSIPFIDSDLEIERVSRMTIAELFAAYGEQEFRALEARVIKRLLKSGPRVVSTGGGAFINDRTRKHIKKGGLSVWLKADLDVLWDRVAKRDTRPLLKTENPKQTLEGLMNARYPIYAQADLTVLSRDVRKEIMADEVLKALIEAQKESAAS; encoded by the coding sequence ATGAGTGAACAACTGCTGACCGTTGCTGACAGCTTGAAAGACAGAGCTCGCGCCGCGCTCGGTTCACGCAATCTGATCCTTGTCGGCCTGATGGGCGCCGGCAAATCCTCCGTCGGGCGCATCGTCGCCAGCCAGCTCTCCATTCCCTTCATCGACAGCGATCTCGAGATCGAGCGGGTTTCGCGCATGACGATCGCCGAGCTTTTCGCCGCCTATGGCGAGCAAGAGTTTCGGGCGTTGGAAGCGCGGGTGATCAAGCGGCTGCTAAAGAGCGGGCCGCGTGTCGTCTCTACCGGCGGCGGCGCCTTCATCAACGACCGGACGCGCAAACATATCAAGAAGGGCGGCCTCTCCGTCTGGCTGAAGGCCGATCTCGACGTGCTCTGGGACCGGGTCGCCAAGCGCGACACGCGGCCGCTGCTCAAGACCGAAAATCCGAAGCAGACGCTCGAGGGCCTGATGAATGCGCGTTATCCGATCTATGCGCAGGCCGACCTGACCGTGCTTTCGCGCGACGTCCGCAAGGAAATCATGGCCGACGAAGTCTTAAAGGCCTTGATCGAAGCTCAGAAGGAAAGTGCAGCGTCATGA
- a CDS encoding conserved hypothetical protein (KEGG: rec:RHECIAT_CH0004117 hypothetical protein), which yields MKQIILACTLAAASIFSAMPSQAASVTITTDDARPTYRHAERPYYRHHMRPRHVSQDCFTKTEKIRRHGHTVVKETRICR from the coding sequence ATGAAACAGATTATCCTTGCCTGCACGCTTGCTGCTGCGTCCATTTTTTCCGCAATGCCGTCCCAGGCGGCAAGTGTGACCATCACCACGGATGATGCGCGTCCCACTTACCGTCACGCGGAACGGCCCTATTACCGCCATCACATGCGGCCGCGCCACGTCTCCCAGGACTGCTTCACCAAGACGGAAAAAATCCGCCGTCACGGCCATACGGTCGTCAAGGAAACCCGAATCTGCCGATAA
- a CDS encoding ErfK/YbiS/YcfS/YnhG family protein (PFAM: ErfK/YbiS/YcfS/YnhG family protein~KEGG: rec:RHECIAT_CH0004100 hypothetical protein) → MRIRHFAYISLMALALSGCNDALETAQVDLSKVKNKVEQPLPSHILAQMSAKGMDRNSPIMIRIFKEEGAMEIWKAKTDNRFDKIADYKICAWSGRLGPKVKTGDRQAPEGFYDLTRANLNPNSKYYLAINTGFPNRYDAANGRSGSDLMIHGACSSSGCYSMTDQQVLEIYAFARDAFKGGQATVQLQAFPFRMTAENMVKHRLDGNYDFWKMLKVGYDNFEVTKRPPEVNVCEKKYVFNQQATDGSAFNAAGKCPAMSTPPALTAALASYGKTYDADYAKAMSKFDGMAWYDPTEAERKAVVAKTRKGRELAYAPTGTSLEAGRMVKVAELEDMMAKRTAQGLAAKSAPGATPLAPAQPQAVAVAAATPAVVPVPMQNPLAFAAPEPQETAEATAKKPFWKFWARN, encoded by the coding sequence ATGCGCATACGTCATTTTGCCTATATTTCCCTCATGGCGCTGGCTCTGTCCGGCTGCAATGACGCGTTGGAAACCGCGCAGGTCGATCTTTCCAAGGTCAAGAACAAGGTCGAGCAGCCGCTTCCCAGCCATATCCTCGCTCAGATGTCCGCCAAGGGCATGGACCGTAATTCGCCGATCATGATCCGCATCTTCAAGGAAGAAGGTGCCATGGAGATCTGGAAGGCGAAAACCGACAACCGTTTCGACAAGATCGCCGATTACAAGATCTGCGCCTGGTCCGGCCGTCTCGGCCCGAAGGTAAAGACCGGCGACCGGCAGGCCCCGGAAGGTTTCTACGACCTGACGCGCGCCAACCTGAATCCTAATTCCAAATATTATCTGGCGATCAATACCGGCTTCCCGAACCGCTACGACGCGGCGAACGGCCGCAGCGGTTCCGATCTGATGATCCACGGCGCCTGCTCCTCCTCCGGCTGCTATTCGATGACCGACCAGCAGGTGCTGGAGATCTACGCTTTTGCCCGCGACGCCTTCAAGGGCGGCCAGGCGACCGTGCAGCTGCAGGCCTTCCCCTTCCGCATGACGGCGGAAAACATGGTCAAGCATCGTCTCGACGGCAATTACGACTTCTGGAAGATGCTGAAGGTCGGTTACGACAATTTCGAAGTGACGAAGCGCCCGCCTGAGGTGAACGTCTGCGAGAAGAAGTACGTCTTCAACCAGCAGGCAACCGACGGCAGCGCCTTCAATGCCGCCGGCAAGTGCCCGGCTATGTCGACGCCGCCGGCGCTGACGGCCGCCCTTGCCTCCTACGGCAAGACCTACGATGCCGATTATGCCAAGGCGATGAGCAAATTTGACGGCATGGCCTGGTACGATCCCACGGAAGCCGAGCGCAAGGCCGTGGTCGCCAAGACGCGCAAGGGCCGCGAACTTGCTTACGCTCCGACCGGCACCTCGCTGGAAGCCGGCCGCATGGTCAAGGTCGCCGAACTCGAAGACATGATGGCCAAGCGCACCGCGCAGGGCCTCGCTGCCAAGAGCGCGCCGGGCGCGACACCTCTAGCACCTGCCCAGCCGCAGGCAGTGGCCGTCGCTGCCGCGACCCCTGCGGTCGTGCCGGTGCCGATGCAGAACCCACTGGCCTTTGCGGCGCCCGAACCGCAGGAAACGGCGGAAGCCACGGCAAAGAAGCCGTTCTGGAAATTCTGGGCGAGGAACTGA
- a CDS encoding tyrosine recombinase XerD (TIGRFAM: tyrosine recombinase XerD~PFAM: integrase family protein; integrase domain protein SAM domain protein~KEGG: ret:RHE_CH03827 site-specific tyrosine recombinase XerD), producing the protein MVDHGRVHVESFLEMMSAERGAAANTLQSYERDLDDVRSFLTERSIRLTEAASADLAAYLSSLAREGFKPSSQARRLAAMRQFYKFLYAEGLRTDDPTGILDAPKKGRPLPKTMGVEEVGRLLSQAEAEAEDTAPGQLQRLRMLALLELLYATGMRVSELVSLPARVLDQEGRFLMIRGKGNKERLVPLSHSAISALKSYGRLLAAENAAVKERQESPWLFPSASKEGYLPRQVFARDLKNLAIRAGLTPSLISPHVMRHAFASHLLANGADLRVVQELLGHSDISTTQIYTHVLEERLQQLVQTHHPLAKQAKKHE; encoded by the coding sequence ATGGTGGATCACGGCCGCGTCCATGTGGAATCCTTCCTGGAGATGATGAGCGCCGAGCGCGGCGCTGCCGCCAACACGCTGCAATCCTATGAGCGCGATCTCGACGACGTCCGCTCCTTCCTGACCGAGCGCAGCATACGGCTCACAGAAGCCGCCTCCGCCGATCTCGCCGCCTATCTCTCCTCGCTCGCCCGAGAGGGCTTCAAACCCTCGTCCCAGGCGCGCCGGCTTGCCGCCATGCGGCAGTTCTACAAGTTCCTCTATGCCGAGGGCCTGAGGACCGACGACCCCACAGGCATTCTCGACGCGCCGAAGAAGGGCCGTCCGCTGCCGAAGACGATGGGCGTCGAAGAGGTCGGCAGGCTGCTTTCGCAGGCCGAGGCCGAGGCGGAGGATACGGCTCCGGGCCAGCTGCAGCGCCTGCGCATGCTGGCGCTGCTGGAGCTGCTCTATGCCACCGGAATGCGGGTCAGCGAACTCGTCTCGCTTCCCGCCCGCGTGCTCGATCAGGAAGGCCGTTTCCTGATGATCCGTGGCAAGGGCAACAAGGAGCGGCTGGTGCCGCTGTCGCATTCGGCAATATCAGCCCTGAAATCCTACGGGCGCCTGCTGGCGGCCGAAAATGCAGCCGTGAAGGAACGGCAGGAAAGCCCGTGGCTGTTTCCCTCCGCCTCGAAGGAGGGATACCTGCCGCGCCAGGTTTTTGCCCGCGACCTCAAGAACCTGGCGATCCGCGCCGGCCTGACGCCGTCGCTGATCTCGCCGCATGTCATGCGCCACGCCTTTGCCAGCCACCTGCTGGCGAACGGCGCCGATCTGCGCGTCGTACAGGAACTCCTCGGCCATTCGGACATTTCGACCACGCAGATCTACACACATGTCCTCGAAGAGAGGCTGCAGCAGCTTGTCCAGACGCATCACCCCCTTGCCAAACAGGCGAAAAAGCACGAATAG
- a CDS encoding SirA family protein (PFAM: SirA family protein~KEGG: rec:RHECIAT_CH0004101 hypothetical protein) → MNPVLYDLRGLKCPFPVIKTRKKLAAMASGTLIRVDTTDPLAVIDMPHFCNEDGHELIETEKTENGHRFLIRKR, encoded by the coding sequence TTGAACCCCGTTCTCTACGATCTTCGCGGCCTGAAATGCCCATTTCCCGTGATCAAGACACGCAAGAAGCTCGCCGCGATGGCGAGCGGCACGCTCATTCGCGTCGACACCACCGATCCGCTGGCCGTGATCGATATGCCGCATTTCTGCAATGAGGACGGTCACGAGCTGATCGAGACGGAAAAGACCGAAAACGGCCACCGCTTCCTGATTCGCAAGCGCTAA
- a CDS encoding conserved hypothetical protein (KEGG: rec:RHECIAT_CH0004116 hypothetical protein) — MGPIARIITVVAGLAGGTVFSQAPEFAQQYRQRIGGAIDELRVIVEDFNAQAAAHHLDRQQALNAYALSSDDFLRDRGVSMQSTISRYETLLSQQFHLGTAAPVAKPFVLLGNADDVVFANTWRDFVPGVPVSFAGLVWGAIGFVGGWVVAALLGLGARRWTRTTRPSPRPWKNGSG; from the coding sequence ATGGGACCGATTGCAAGGATCATCACCGTCGTCGCCGGGCTTGCCGGCGGCACGGTGTTTTCGCAGGCGCCGGAATTTGCCCAGCAATACCGCCAGCGGATCGGCGGGGCGATCGACGAATTGCGGGTCATCGTCGAGGATTTCAATGCCCAGGCGGCCGCGCACCATCTCGATCGCCAGCAGGCGCTGAACGCCTATGCGTTATCGTCCGACGATTTCCTGCGCGACCGCGGCGTCTCGATGCAGAGCACGATCTCGCGCTATGAAACGCTGCTCTCGCAGCAGTTCCACCTCGGCACCGCCGCCCCAGTCGCCAAACCTTTCGTTCTGCTGGGGAATGCCGATGACGTCGTTTTCGCCAATACCTGGCGCGACTTCGTGCCCGGCGTCCCCGTCAGCTTTGCGGGTCTTGTCTGGGGCGCGATTGGCTTTGTCGGAGGTTGGGTCGTGGCGGCGTTACTGGGATTGGGGGCGCGGCGGTGGACAAGAACCACGCGGCCGTCACCCCGGCCTTGGAAGAATGGAAGCGGCTGA
- a CDS encoding conserved hypothetical signal peptide protein (KEGG: hypothetical signal peptide protein) — protein sequence MPTLFRFLFVCAILAGTVYGAMLALVTFVEPQQRDVTIRIPSERVNPPATGAIDTTRK from the coding sequence ATGCCGACCCTGTTCCGTTTCCTGTTCGTCTGCGCGATCCTCGCCGGGACGGTCTACGGAGCGATGCTGGCGCTTGTGACCTTCGTGGAGCCGCAGCAGCGCGACGTGACGATCCGCATTCCGTCCGAGCGGGTCAATCCGCCCGCCACGGGCGCGATCGACACGACCAGGAAGTGA